The Citrus sinensis cultivar Valencia sweet orange chromosome 4, DVS_A1.0, whole genome shotgun sequence DNA segment aaacaGCGCAAAGGGACCTTTTTCAATTCAGCTTCAAGATGATCTCTTTGTTTTACAAGTTCTGAGATCTCAGCTCCTATTTCCTGGAACCAAACGCCAAAACAAAAGCTCAACATTCCCCAACAACAGTCAAATGATCATCAAATTCTCATTAGAGTATCACTGTATCAGTAAATTATAAATGGTAATCCCTATATATAATATGCACCAAATATATGACTGTGCAGTACCATTAAGCAAGAAACAAATGGaagtaagaaaaattttaatagactAAATGGATTAAGTAGTCAGGAATTTTTCCCGATCTCCTATGTAAACGCCTGCAGAATGTTTTTCCGGACACAAAAGATTTCAGTGATAATAACCACATTACCTAAACAGCAAAAGGCCATGCTAAAACTaaccattaaaataaaaggcaAAGCAGCATCAATTTAAGAGATGGAAGAAATCAGAAGACAagtccccaaaaaaaaatgtaccttattattttcttggaacataaaataaattccctctcaaattaaaatatccaaCCAATTATTAAGCTAGCTTCCTACAAACACTTAATTCACACTACATGGCGGCAGCATCTTCCAAAGACAACTCATTGTACCCAAAATTTGTGTCACTATAAACTAAAGTTGAAAAAGAGTAAAACTTATCCTATCATCTTAATTCTGTAGTTGCTGAGAGGAAAGACCAAGAAAGCATCAATGCCGTAGCAGATTACCTTCTCTTTTTCGCTAGATTCATTTGCCTTGACGACACGAACTTTTAATGCTTCCTCCTTTTGTGATCTGCCAATCATAATGTGAAATATTAAGTTTCACAAGATTAACCATCATAGAATGCTTATGTGATTATTTGGACGCCAACCCAGACATCTTCCTTGATAATGACAGAACCATTTTAGTACAATATCTTGTTATCCAATGCTAACCTTGCTATCATAGAAGATAAATAACCTGAAAATACGAGTCCGAACATAATCAAAAGGTCACTATGGACATGCAAGTTAAAACGCATTGAAAAGTGCCAAAGATAGGTCCACTCTTAGAACAAGTAGGTACCCAATATCCAATAGAAAGACAAATTAAAAGCTAAATATCACAATAATAGCCACCTTTTCTTTGAGCCAAACAACTTCCATTTAGAAGAACACATTACTCAGTACAACCCCATAACTTAACAACTAAACTTAACAAAGATCAATCAAACATTTCTATAGTAATTTTAACACATCACACAACTCAAAGGGGAAAGCTAAGGTAAtcttttttataacttaaagTTGGACATAGATTATGAAAAGTACAAGCACACCAAGTGGGTTGCAAAGGTTATGCATTTGTTAACCACCTCCCTTGCACTGTCCCATTTCTTTCAATTGTACATGAAACCTAGCAAAAATGCTTCACTCCACAAAATTTGGCAATAACTGGGAGTTGTTATTTCTTATGACAAATTAAGTACAAAATGATACCTGTGATCTGAAATGCGCTTCTCAGCTTTAACAGAGGAATTAGAAAGAGACTCTGATAGAACCTTCAACTTATCAACCTGCTtcataaaaagataaaataggTAACAGTGATTTTATCCCATCAAGTGAAATTCAGCATTTGCCAAGATAGGCATTCGTGTCCTTCTCCACAAACATAGGTTTCAATGGGCAAGATAACATGGCATATTAATAACAATCGACAAACATGTGAATTATATTGAAAACAGAAAACAAGGAACCAAGAATAAACAtagttgttaaaaaaattagcaagGAACAATACAATAGTAACAAAGAAACACACCTTTTGAGCATGTACCTCAGGAGAGTCTCCATAGcttaacaatttctttttcagcaaAAGCCTTTCCAATCTGGTACAAACTCTAATTTGTGCAAGTGCCTCTTTTAGAGCCTATTACAAAGAACATATGGTCAGATTCATGGTTTATTAACTTTCCAGTCAATTAAAGGGTTGAGAAATGCTCCACCAAACATATACATATGTAAACAACAAGAACCTCAAACTAGATTCCATTAATTTGGACCTCaacaaaacatttgaaaattaCAGGTGATTTTCAATACATGCATGGATACTTTCTATTGCTTAAAAGCATTAAATGTACTTTGCAAGATTGGTCTAAAATATGAGGAGGTTCCATGGAATTTGAGCATTCTGTTATTCATCAATCTAACAGCATAAACTGGATGAGCTCCAGTCACAAGCAGGATATAGAAGACTGGCAAATGCTTATGCACCATGAAAGCTTCAAAATGTATGCTAGCATAGAAATATCATTACATACAGTGAAaccaaaattttctcttcaatattATCTTATCTCAACTAACTTCAGATTGCAGgtagaaatttaaaatgactATGAATCCCATCAACAGGAGAATCTGTTTACTTTCTCATGTCTACGACATTGCAAACACACTTCACTggtttttctttaaagatttacccataatttctcaaaaagcttgacataaaaattaaataagtttaaagGAAGGTCAGTTTCCTAATAAAAGATTGCCTTGGGGCTTCATAGAGGAAAATCCACATGAAGAAAGACAGTCATTATTCTGAACAAAACAACATAATATAACTGAACAGTCAAAAGCCAAATAATCAACGAAAGTACAAAATATCCTATAATGCTCTACTAGATAACTCAGTACAATTATGGACTGAATTTTGCTATTCAAAAGTATTTTGGCCTCACCTAGCATCCCAAGAATGTTTTTGTATAGGATATTATTTGTTTGGCGAAGGATGGTTTCTTTGGGGCTAGGGCCTAGGATGCACTTCGTGCTGATTTTTTACCTTCCCTTTTCTCTCATTATGATTATACTTGAGGACACATGGTCCACTTTGTAATCTTTAATTTCCATCTTGAATATACTAaatctcttaaaattaaaaataaatagtaataaattaagaaataccATACAAATTAACAAGGATGTAACATCATCATTTAGCAAAATAATATTCAGACCAGAAAAAGGAGACAAAAACAGGCTACCACAATAACCAAACTCACCTCTATTGTTGCCTTAGTTGTCTTTTCGGATGCTTGCTCAAGATCTTCATTTGAAGAGTTCTGCAAAGCCTTCATTCCTTCAAGTCTTTTCTTTAGATCGGAGGCTTCAGCATCTATCCTGTaaccaaaaaataacataaaaagaGGTAAGGAAAAACCAATCAAAGCTCAGACTGATACCTGAAACCACAATGTAATGCACAAGAGCTGAAAAGACACATAGGAAATGAATGATTCGCAAGAAATGAAATTCCTTTTTTCATAAATACCTTTCAATATCAGAATTCATTTTCAACCCCGTAATGGCGGTTTGCGCAAATTGAAGCAATTCCTCCCGTTTCACCTATATATTTAACACCATGAGAAGGGAGAAGCACAAAAGGAGGTCAAATAAGAAATCTTCACTGTTAAGccaaagatagaaaaaaaaaaattcccatgTATAGATTATGTAAGGGAGCCATGATGTGATTAAATTGAGTGGTAGATCTTCCCAAGGCCCAAAAGATGCCCACAAAGTATCTGAGCAACAGtattaatttagtttcaaCCCAAGTACAGAAATGAGAGAAATTTTTCAGAGATCTTGTTGAACTTAGGGATGctaaattcatttatattgGATGTTCATCATGCAATAATCACACGTTCATTAACTAAGCACCCACCTAAttcctaattaaataatttctgGATATGATATTTAAGGGCTTTACCAATACTTCATCTTGGTATTTTGAGATGGCTGTAGCTAGATCCTGTATACTGCTGGTGATAGCATGATGAACCTCTTTTCCTCCAGTAAGGCAAAGCCTACAAGCACAgtgtaaagaaaaataaaccacATCCAATTCAGGCTGGCTGACTCCAATAACTGGCTACTCACAACTTATTTCATACATACATCAAgaggcataataaaatatccaacTAGATGTGAACAAACtcagaaatgaaagaaagtaTAGCATCATCATGCCGAAACTAACCGATAGCAAATTCTCCAAAAGTATTGAAATTTTTACCATCATCTATTAACAACGAAAATGTTAACTTTTATTCCAGAGCCACCTTAAATACACACTATGACTTCCAAATCAAAATCAGGGAATAATAATTCTTGTGACAGCAAACAACTCACCCAAACATCTCCAAGAGTAAAGAAATTTCCTCTTCATTTGGTGCTTCGAGAATCTGAATCATTAGAAAGAGTTAAACTGTGGTCAACCACCAGTAAAAAATccagaaaatgaagaaactgaATTAAAATCACAATGATATTATGGTTGCATGATTGCATTGAAAGGATGATGTGACATCAAGGTAAATATATTTCAAGTTGCTAATTCCTGAAAATTCACCCTAAGAATACTCAACAAATACAACACTTGCAAAAAATTGTGCATCAATGCTTCATAGCATATCATATCCACAATTAAATCAAAGGATTTGATTAAGCTATTACTTTTTCACCTAATTTCAAGTAGAAAGGACATGTCAAGGCAAGTGTGCACAAGCCATTCAGCTTATTTTAGCTTACCATAGATACTGTTATGGCCTCCAGAGCCTGACTCTGAAGAAAAACATCACGGAAATTTAATGGTTCACCCCCAAAATCAGCATCATAATATAGGACCTATCCGTAATAACAAAATGTGAGAGGGGTGAAAAAAGACATCATTTACTGAAGCAAAATGGGAAATGTAAGAACAGGCTATCAAAAACAGGATAACTCACCAGAGACGGCTTTCTCGGGCCATCCTTTGCTTCATCAAATGCATCAAGTTGCTCCTGCAACTTCTCTTTATCCTCTGAAAGAAGTCCATATAATTTCTCAACTTCTTTCAGCACAGTCAACCATCTTCTCAGCAACATTACCCTTTCTGGTCCCCTACAGGAAAGCGCGGCTTCCTCCAATCGTCTTATTGTTTGGTTCACACTTTTGAAACTCCGTACCCCCTGAATTTGCAAACAACTAACACAAGTTTCATACACTAGATTGTAAACTTCAATTCAATGCAAACGAACTTCAAAAATTACCATAAACTGAGTGCTATTTGAAACCATCATGCTTCAGCTTCATTATGAATGCAAAGCAAGCAATATATTCATAAACAACTTTCAGCTTTGATGCTATAACACTAAGCAATTCTTATCAGCTAGTGATTCCATTTCATAATGCAACCCCCTAGACTGGCGGATTCCTCCTTTACTCAAAAGCTATATCAACTCAATCCCAAACAGACCCTAAAACGGTTGGTAATAAGCttcaaatatacaaaatatttaccATATGTGACCCATTTTATGCAAAActcaaaacaaatacaaatgtTTTTTGGTATTGTCTAAGAAGATGAAGCTTATCAAGCGTAGAACCAGACACATAGCTCCAAATAAAagcatatcaaaatttaatcaaCAGAAACCTAAAGCGGTGCGTTTAAGCAATTCGAGCCAGCTATTTCTCCTGAAAAGCCATGATCAAAGCTAAAATCGAGCTCGAATTGAGAGCGaaacaaagaaataatgaaaacGTAATTACAATGCGATCTTGCAAGATTTTAGCTCCTTCAGCGACGGCCTGGCCGGCCTGATGAACGACGTTGTCGGCGTAGTTCTTGACGGTGCGCGTCAGATTGTTCTTGTTACCGACCTCCACGGCTTTGTTCACCGCATTCCTCCACCACGACGACATCGTTTTCGCTCttccctaatttttttaaattttattattattttgatggattgaaattacaattttcaaattaaaatgaaaaataaaataaaaaaggtgaGGTTTTGGTTTATGTTGTAGCGGATAAATTACAAGGAGAAGGGATGAACGGATAATTGATGGATTCTCTGTTTGTTAGTTTGTTTGGAGAGTTGGGGGTTTAGGGGTTGAAGAAGAGAAGCGCGGCAGAGTCAGCGTAGATCGGGTGAGATTGGCCACGTCGTTTTTCCTTCAGTGAGGTGTCGTTTTGCTtcggttttaatttttaaaccgGACCACCTACTTGTCTATTTTTCAGgttttaaaatgtgaaaatgatttcAAGATAATTTCGGGGTCCACGCCATTGGTTCATTTTTAAACCATTAAGTCTGAATTTTCAACTAAGCACGACTTTATTTCAATCGAGAAAGAACCTATTTTTATCCTAATGAAATTCTCGTTCCAAACAATGTTCAATgagtaagatttttttatccttGTGTAGATTAAAATGGGTAAAAActcatttagtccctatattttaatattagtgttcatttagtctttatatttttaaaaataccttaaAACATCATTgtcgttaaagtattgataacCATAccgttatttttttatttttttacttacttttacaatattaccattttataataattttttgtttggacattaataaaaataaaataattaaattatcaatttaaccctagaaaaaaattatattattttttttgcaagcatcatttgcacacttggtattttgcatacaatttttgacagttaaaaattaatataattttttagggttaaattggtaatttaattattttctttttattcatatccaaacaaaaaaattattataaaaggataatattgtaaaagtaagccaaaagaaataaaaagtaacggtagatgtatcaatattttaacGGCACAGATGTTtcgatgtattttaaaaaatatagggattaaatatatactaatattaaaatacagagactaaataaatttttactctattaaaataaaaaaataaaacaaataaaaataaagtctgTTGAGGAGCatgtaaatcaaattcaaaaatactCCAAAGAACAAGGAATATATTACTTTTCACAATGTACATAGAGATGCTTGAAAACCTCAATCTCAATATAGTTACATAACAcattgttaaaataataataataataataatatagacACCAAAagctttttaatatttagaaaatacttttattgaattcgGATTACTTATATTCCGCGCTAATATGGAGCAACTCATCGAAAAATTGCTAAAATGTCAAACAAGAAAAGTTTCTTTCTCGATTACGAGTGTTTACCAACTTAATTACCTAACgagataattatattttatataaaccACTTGTCTCAGAGATTCTTTTTTTCACCCCGCCGGGGGGAGGGGGGgtcaatatcaattttttaggGAAGAAATTGAACTTATACAATGgtatttgtaatttatgttACCATTTGTTTAGTTATGTTCAAGAAAGGCAACAtgttataaaaagaaattgctaTTTTGTGAGTACATTTGGTGCTTCAGACTGAACtaaattagattgaattgaaaaaataggattgaacttaattatatttgatattgTCGCAAGTTTtgtcatatatttattttagttttggtgagccaaaattttaattttgtcaccgctctactaaaaaattatttcgaGACTCTAAAATTAGTCTTAATAAAGTGTTCAATGGTCGAAAAATTCATACAGTGAATGAGATTACAAAagtttaatcaaatattaattattggttGGCAAATTGTTTTGCTAGTCTTTCAAAAAACCGGGAATCTAGTTTCTTGTGGCTTCACACAATGCTTTCCAAATAAGTGATAAAACAAAGATGTATTGCCAATGACCATGATTTACATGAATGATGAAATATCGAAAACTGCAAAACTATTACTATGaaaatatagtacaaaatgataaggtaaaaaatatttcaaaggGAACTTGCAACCTTGCATGTTAAATAAAACAGGCTCTAAATGATAaggtaaaaaatatttcaaaggGAACTTGCAACCTTGCATGTTAAATAAAACAGGCTCTACTCAAAATGAAGTTTTTAATACTTTATCTGAGAAAGAagtgttttatttaataaataaactcatCACCCGAAAAGGAATCCAACGTAATTAGGGGGGAAGAGGGGGTCAAAATTCTCTCTTAATCTGATAATGTCACGAGTAAATAACTCAATTATTGattgattgttaataaataaaaaaataaaaaagttaaatcttaTTCATCTACTaccactaaaaaaaaaatggtaaaaaatcattaaaagttCAGTAGTGCTCAGATAAGGAGAGGATCATGTTCCTGTTCCAAGGggaaaactaaaattttaattctatacGTGATTCTAAAAAGATATTAGCTGACAAATAAgtgttttgtttaaaaaataattaaacattaacatgacctttatatttaataacgTAACTCATCAGCTTAAAAGTGAATCCCacatgaataataataataataataataataataataataataataataataataataataataataataataataacaacactCAGATTTCATTGATTccaattgataaaatataaagattttaatagtgcttttaaaaaaactcaattgaTTTGAATTCAAATGTCTGAATaacatgtttgtttttattttttaatatctaaatatgaacgccattttatttattttataaataaaaaatatataaatgtggttatttgacatttatgtcactataaataaaaaagagattaggttttatattttataaaataagtatatttaatagagatatttttatattgtaatatttattacgTTTCATtcatatcttttttaaaataaataaatgaatttaaaaatataaaaataataaaattttagactttaaacgtttaataaataaatcgtTCCTCAATTCTTTTACTTAAAGATAAAACCTAAAAGATCCTTGAAAGTCATTTGGTTTTTCGACCCTCTCAAATCATCTTTGAATAGACAAATTCTAAacataattctaaaaaaaataaggactCAAATTTCATTC contains these protein-coding regions:
- the LOC102615746 gene encoding COP1-interactive protein 1: MSSWWRNAVNKAVEVGNKNNLTRTVKNYADNVVHQAGQAVAEGAKILQDRIGVRSFKSVNQTIRRLEEAALSCRGPERVMLLRRWLTVLKEVEKLYGLLSEDKEKLQEQLDAFDEAKDGPRKPSLVLYYDADFGGEPLNFRDVFLQSQALEAITVSMILEAPNEEEISLLLEMFGLCLTGGKEVHHAITSSIQDLATAISKYQDEVLVKREELLQFAQTAITGLKMNSDIERIDAEASDLKKRLEGMKALQNSSNEDLEQASEKTTKATIEALKEALAQIRVCTRLERLLLKKKLLSYGDSPEVHAQKVDKLKVLSESLSNSSVKAEKRISDHRSQKEEALKVRVVKANESSEKEKEIGAEISELVKQRDHLEAELKKVNLSLAAAQARLRNAQEEREQFDEANDQIVEHLKTKEDELLKSIAACRVESDVLSTWINFLEDSWVLQCSQMELKEKQVSEELEKHEDYFVNLAISLLSAYKKELGPSISRIGKFVENLKNLSEGSENASSGDDEHSKELNPRKNLEEEYLDYEAKIITTFSVVDNMKEQFYAQRGANSRKDDPRVKELFGDIEKLRLEFESIERPNLELENPSPKTGTSSSEMSPKSPSSPPPTQRTTTQKPDISERRGKPVHKGEQALDPEAELAKLESEFGKVGQDYSAEEIGDWEFDELEREFKTGDSAPSK